A region of Oxyura jamaicensis isolate SHBP4307 breed ruddy duck chromosome 5, BPBGC_Ojam_1.0, whole genome shotgun sequence DNA encodes the following proteins:
- the ZNF143 gene encoding zinc finger protein 143: protein MLLAQINRDSQGMTEFSGGGMEAQHVTLCLTEAVAVQDGDNLENMEGVSLQAVTLADGSTAYIQHNSKDGKLMDGQVIQLEDGSAAYVQHVPMPKSRDSLRLEDGQAVQLEDGTTAFIHHTSKDSYDQSALQAVQLEDGTTAYIHHAVQMPQSDTILAIQADGTVAGLHTGDAAIDPDTISALEQYAAKVSIDGNDSVSGTGMIGENEQDKKMQIVLQGHGTRVTAKSQQSGEKAFRCDYDGCGKLYTTAHHLKVHERSHTGDRPYQCEHPGCGKAFATGYGLKSHVRTHTGEKPYRCTEENCTKSFKTSGDLQKHIRTHTGERPFKCPFEGCGRSFTTSNIRKVHIRTHTGERPYYCTEPGCGRAFASATNYKNHVRIHTGEKPYVCTVPGCDKRFTEYSSLYKHHVVHTHSKPYNCNHCGKTYKQISTLAMHKRTAHNDTEPIEEEQEAFFEPPPGQGEDVLKGSQIAYVTGVEGEDVISAQVATVTQSGLGQQVALISQDGTQHVNISQADMQAIGNTITMVTQDGTTITVPAHDAVISSAGTHSVAMVTAEGTEGQQVAIVAQDLAAFHSASSEMGHQQHGHHLVTTETRPVTLLATSNGTQIAVQLGEQQSLEEAIRIASRIQQGETPGIDD from the exons ATGTTACTAGCTCAGATAAATCGAGACTCTCAGGGAATGACTGAATTTTCTGGAGGAGGAATGGAGGCCCAACACGTGACTCTCTGTCTGACAGAAGCTGTAGCTGTGCAAG ATGGTGACAACCTAGAAAATATGGAAGGTGTAAGTTTGCAAGCAGTTACCCTTGCTGATGGCTCCACGGCTTACATACAGCACAATTCTAAAG ATGGTAAATTGATGGATGGCCAAGTGATTCAACTAGAGGATGGTTCTGCAGCTTACGTTCAACATGTACCCATGCCTAAAAGTA GGGACAGCTTGCGCCTGGAAGACGGACAGGCAGTTCAGCTGGAAGATGGAACTACAGCATTTATTCATCACACCTCCAAAG ACAGTTACGACCAGAGTGCATTACAAGCAGTCCAGCTGGAGGATGGAACTACTGCCTACATTCACCACGCAGTACAAATGCCACAGTCAGATACCATTTTAGCCATTCAAGCTGATGGCACAGTGGCTGGTCTTCATACAGGAGATGCTGCCATTGACCCAGATACCATCAGTGCTTTGGAGCAATATGCCGCTAAG gtCTCTATTGATGGAAATGACAGTGTTAGCGGCACAGGAATGATAGGTGAAAATGAACAAgataaaaaaatgcag aTTGTCTTGCAAGGACATGGAACAAGAGTGACTGCAAAATCTCAGCAGAGTGGAGAGAAAGCCTTTCGCTGTGATTATGATGGCTGTGGAAAACTGTACACCACAGCTCACCATCTTAAG GTACATGAAAGGTCACACACAGGAGACAGACCGTACCAGTGTGAACATCCTGGATGTGGTAAAGCTTTTGCAACAG GGTATGGGTTAAAAAGTCATGTCCGAACACACACTGGTGAAAAGCCGTATCGgtgcacagaagaaaattgcacCAAATCATTCAAGACTTCAGGAGACCTGCAGAAACACATCCGAACTCATACAG gtgaaagGCCCTTTAAATGTCCTTTTGAAGGATGTGGCAGGTCGTTCACAACGTCTAATATTAGAAAGGTTCACATCAGGACACATACAGGCGAGAGACCTTATTACTGTACAGAGCCAGGATGTGGGAGAGCTTTTGCCAGTGCAACTAATTATAAGAATCATGTGAGAATACACACAG GGGAAAAGCCCTATGTCTGTACAGTTCCTGGTTGTGATAAACGTTTCACAGAGTATTCCAGTTTATACAAACATCATGTTGTACATACTCATTCCAAACCATATAACTGTAATCACTGTGGAAAAACATACAAGCAGATTTCTACACTTGCTATGCACAAGCGGACAGCACATAATGACACAGAGCCAATTGAAGAAGAACAAGAGGCTTTTTTTGAGCCACCTCCAG GTCAAGGTGAAGATGTTCTCAAAGGCTCACAGATAGCCTATGTGACAGGCGTGGAGGGAGAAGATGTAATTTCTGCACAGGTTGCTACAGTTACACAGTCAGGATTAGGTCAACAAGTAGCACTAATTTCCCAGGATGGAACCCAACAT GTCAACATATCTCAGGCAGATATGCAGGCCATAGGAAATACTATCACTATGGTAACACAAGATGGCACCACGATCACAGTCCCTGCCCATGATGCCGTCATCTCTTCTGCGGGAACACATTCTGTAGCAATGGTTACTGCAGAAGGCACTGAAGGACAGCAG GTTGCTATTGTGGCTCAAGACTTAGCAGCGTTTCATAGTGCCTCATCAGAAATGGGACATCAGCAACATGGGCACCATTTAGTGACTACAGAAACTAGGCCTGTTACATTGTTGGCTACATCCAATGGAACACAAATTGCAGTACAG CTTGGAGAACAACAGTCTCTGGAAGAAGCCATTAGAATAGCCTCCAGAATACAACAGGGTGAAACACCAGGGATTGATGATTAA